A window of the Lates calcarifer isolate ASB-BC8 linkage group LG18, TLL_Latcal_v3, whole genome shotgun sequence genome harbors these coding sequences:
- the slc38a2 gene encoding sodium-coupled neutral amino acid symporter 2: MTQPAAKTEMDYLNRYREDDNSSSNSNECSYQDCSKKVPLGGQCSDLDAESQKFLPEHNLGKKKYETEYHQGNASFGMSVFNLGNAIMGSGILGLSYAMANTGIALFVILLVAVAIFSLYSVHLLLKTANEGGALVYEQLGYKAFGWPGKLAASFSITMQNIGAMSSYLYIIKYELPIVIQSFLGTKADEWYTNGDYLVLLVTLVIILPLSLLRNLGYLGYTSGLSLLCMVFFLIVVIIKKFQIPCPLPEDVSALNETISKMLNATLSHPNTTAVDYSEDACTPKYFVFNSQTVYAVPILTFAFVCHPAILPMYEELKDRSRGKMQGVANVSFLAMFIMYLLAALFGYLTFNSHVEPELLHTYSRFSGFDVILLIVRLAVLTAVTLTVPVVLFPIRTSINHHLSASKEFSWIRHTIITVCLLAGTNALVILVPTIRDIFGFIGASAAAMLIFILPSAFYIKLVKKESMKSVQKIGATAFLLCGLLVMCGSMTLIVLDWIHNASQDTQANGH, translated from the exons ATGACACAGCCCGCTGCCAAAACTGAGATGGACTATTTGAACAGATATCGTGAGGACGacaacagcagctccaacaGCAATGAGTGCTCTTACCAAGACTGCTCAAAGAAGGTTCCTCTGGGCGG CCAATGCTCTGATTTAGATGCGGAGAGTCAGAAATTCCTCCCTGAGCACAACCTGGGAAAGAAGAAGTATGAGACTGAATAT CACCAGGGCAATGCTTCCTTCGGCATGTCCGTCTTCAACCTGGGCAACGCCATTATGGGCAGTGGCATCCTGGGTCTGTCCTACGCTATGGCCAACACTGGCATCGCCCTCTTTGT GATTCTCCTCGTGGCTGTTGCCATCTTCTCACTGTATTCTGTCCACTTGCTGCTGAAGACGGCCAATGAAGGAG GTGCACTGGTGTACGAGCAGCTGGGTTACAAAGCCTTTGGCTGGCCTGGGAAACTGGCTGCTTCCTTCTCCATCACCATGCAGAACATTGGAG CCATGTCAAGCTACCTCTACATCATCAAATATGAGCTGCCTATTGTGATTCAGTCCTTTCTGGGAACCAAGGCTGA tgaaTGGTACACTAATGGAGACTACCTGGTGCTGCTGGTGACGCTTGTCATTATCCTGCCCCTCTCACTACTCAGGAACTTGg GTTACCTTGGTTACACCAGTGGTCTGTCCCTGCTCTGCATGGTGTTTTTCCTGATTGTG gtAATCATCAAGAAGTTCCAGATCCCGTGCCCTCTCCCTGAGGATGTCAGCGCTCTGAATGAAACCATAAGCAAAATGCTGAACGCCACCTTGTCCCACCCAAACACCACCGCTGTGGACTACAGTGAGGACGCCTGCACACCAAAATACTTTGTCTTCAACTCACAG ACTGTCTATGCTGTTCCCATCCTGACCTTCGCCTTTGTGTGCCACCCGGCCATCCTGCCGATGTACGAGGAGCTCAAAGA CCGTTCCCGTGGAAAGATGCAGGGCGTTGCCAACGTGTCCTTCCTGGCCATGTTCATCATGTACCTGTTGGCTGCCCTCTTCGGATATCTGACCTTCAACT CACACGTGGAGCCTGAGCTGCTGCACACCTACTCCCGATTCTCAGGCTTCGATGTGATCCTGCTGATCGTCCGTCTGGCTGTGCTGACCGCCGTCACCCTCACCGTCCCTGTGGTGCTCTTCCCT ATTCGTACCTCCATCAACCACCACCTGTCCGCCTCCAAGGAGTTCAGCTGGATCCGCCACACCATCATCACCGTGTGCCTGCTCGCTGGAACCAACGCCCTGGTGATCCTGGTCCCCACCATCAGGGACATCTTTGGCTTCATTg gtgcctctgctgctgccatgctCATCTTCATCCTGCCCTCGGCTTTCTACATCAAACTGGTCAAGAAAGAGTCCATGAAGTCTGTGCAAAAGATCGGG GCCACCGCCTTCCTCCTGTGCGGCCTCCTGGTCATGTGCGGCAGCATGACCCTCATCGTGCTGGACTGGATCCACAACGCCAGCCAAGACACACAAGCCAACGGACACTAA